From Marinobacter alexandrii, one genomic window encodes:
- a CDS encoding NADH-quinone oxidoreductase subunit L, which produces MEALFIIIILFLPLAGGLLAFLFEKQTKLFSISGVSVSFFTSLYLAITKFNYAVTFEWLPSMKMSILIDNASITLIALVTLVSTLVHVFSMEYMKKERGQNRYFAKLGFFTFSMIGLLIADHLILLFVFWELVGLASYLLIGFWYKSEGIPSSARLAFMVNRIADVALLAGILILNSSGSLTISYFNDSWLFLPSILITIGAFGKSAQFPFSGWLTKAMVGPTPVSALIHAATMVAAGVYLLYRVAPFLHIQALTVIALIGSFTALYGGICALFQHDIKKVLAYSTISQLGYMVLGIGVGGEEASMFHLFTHAFFKAGLFLGAGSIIHFMHHATKLDAQNMKNMGGLRSVLPWTYRTFLICSLALVGIPLFSGFMSKEGIIIAAWGWAEQTGTWAYLVPDIALITAFLTAMYVGRMLLLIFWGESRLGQSVKLFSEKLNITLPLILLAIGSLWFIFNLNPLAHTSWLTNIFGGGNSVKSDFISQKVMFLSLLMTLAGLVLAYSFFKSGSNYNKNYLSLDQNRFRAAIEGFYLISLYHVFGKAMERISTYAFVIDQKVLDRIVHLVGIGGVVLSKIISLIDRFLIDGPVNLIGYLSRLIGRLLANLSSRDLQSQLALLILGLILILSWILFF; this is translated from the coding sequence ATGGAGGCACTATTCATCATAATCATTCTATTTCTTCCTTTAGCAGGAGGATTACTTGCCTTCCTATTTGAAAAGCAAACAAAACTCTTTTCTATTTCTGGAGTATCCGTTTCGTTTTTTACATCACTTTACCTCGCAATTACTAAATTCAATTATGCTGTCACTTTTGAGTGGTTACCAAGTATGAAGATGAGTATCTTAATTGATAACGCCTCCATTACTTTGATAGCTTTAGTGACTCTAGTATCCACATTAGTCCATGTATTTTCGATGGAATACATGAAGAAAGAAAGAGGCCAGAATAGATATTTTGCGAAGCTTGGATTTTTCACTTTCTCAATGATTGGTTTACTAATCGCGGATCATTTAATTCTACTGTTTGTGTTCTGGGAATTGGTAGGGTTAGCTTCCTACCTACTTATTGGATTTTGGTATAAAAGCGAAGGAATTCCTTCATCAGCAAGGCTAGCTTTCATGGTGAATAGAATAGCTGATGTTGCGCTGCTAGCAGGTATACTAATATTGAATTCTTCAGGATCCCTTACCATATCTTATTTTAATGATTCATGGCTATTTCTACCCTCAATCCTGATAACTATTGGGGCTTTTGGGAAATCAGCTCAGTTTCCATTCTCAGGCTGGTTGACGAAAGCTATGGTGGGACCAACACCAGTCTCGGCACTAATCCATGCGGCTACTATGGTGGCGGCAGGTGTTTATCTTCTGTATAGAGTAGCCCCGTTCTTACATATTCAAGCCTTGACGGTCATAGCTTTGATAGGATCATTTACCGCTCTTTATGGAGGTATTTGTGCGTTGTTTCAGCATGACATCAAAAAGGTTCTGGCATATTCCACCATTTCGCAACTGGGATATATGGTATTGGGAATTGGAGTAGGAGGAGAGGAAGCTTCTATGTTTCATCTATTTACGCATGCTTTTTTTAAAGCCGGGTTGTTTTTAGGTGCCGGCAGTATTATTCATTTCATGCATCATGCTACAAAACTAGATGCTCAGAATATGAAAAATATGGGAGGGTTGAGATCAGTTTTACCTTGGACATATAGAACATTTTTGATTTGTTCATTAGCGCTTGTAGGCATTCCGCTGTTCAGTGGTTTTATGTCAAAAGAGGGAATAATAATAGCTGCATGGGGATGGGCTGAGCAAACGGGCACATGGGCTTACTTAGTTCCTGACATTGCTTTGATAACAGCTTTTTTGACAGCTATGTACGTCGGCAGAATGCTACTTCTTATTTTTTGGGGAGAAAGTAGATTAGGACAATCAGTGAAGCTATTTAGTGAAAAGTTAAATATTACACTACCGTTGATATTGCTTGCCATAGGATCTCTTTGGTTCATATTTAACCTGAACCCACTTGCTCATACTTCATGGCTAACAAATATTTTTGGTGGAGGCAATTCTGTCAAATCTGATTTTATTTCTCAAAAGGTCATGTTTTTGTCCTTGCTTATGACTTTAGCTGGCCTTGTATTGGCCTATTCATTTTTTAAGTCAGGATCAAATTACAATAAGAACTACTTGTCATTAGATCAAAATCGATTCAGAGCAGCCATAGAAGGATTCTACCTCATTTCTTTATATCATGTTTTTGGAAAGGCAATGGAACGAATTTCAACTTATGCATTTGTCATAGATCAGAAAGTATTGGATAGAATTGTTCATTTAGTTGGGATTGGAGGAGTTGTATTGTCAAAAATAATATCACTGATAGATCGCTTTTTAATTGATGGACCGGTCAATTTAATCGGATATCTTTCTAGATTGATTGGTAGGCTATTGGCTAATCTTAGCTCCAGAGATTTACAGTCACAATTAGCACTTTTGATTCTTGGTCTTATTTTGATTTTAAGCTGGATACTGTTTTTTTAG
- the nuoK gene encoding NADH-quinone oxidoreductase subunit NuoK: MNETMLTYYLYLAAFIFSAGVFVTITKRNAIFVLIGIELMLNGANIVLASFSQFDGSLRGQVFAIFAIVLTVCEVSIALAILLNIYRKSKVSNLDELTEVGN, translated from the coding sequence ATGAATGAAACAATGCTAACATATTACTTGTATCTCGCAGCATTCATATTTAGCGCGGGTGTATTCGTTACCATCACAAAACGTAATGCTATTTTCGTTCTCATCGGAATTGAATTGATGCTAAATGGAGCCAATATTGTATTAGCCTCTTTTTCGCAATTTGATGGAAGTTTGAGAGGCCAAGTATTTGCCATATTTGCCATAGTATTGACAGTTTGTGAGGTGTCAATTGCTTTAGCCATTCTTCTAAATATTTATCGAAAATCCAAAGTGTCCAATTTGGATGAGCTAACGGAGGTAGGCAACTAA
- a CDS encoding NADH-quinone oxidoreductase subunit J, whose amino-acid sequence MIITIQIFLVLVVLLGVGVILATKNIIHAAYALCLSLVGIAGIYVILMSELLAVVQIMLYAGGVVILLAFGVMMTNRLRGEKVLSGSRNQLLGAMISLILFGSLVFFISNTSFTVSENLKQDQVKKIGVSFLTEHIVAFELIAFVLLVALIGAAYLAKAATDE is encoded by the coding sequence ATGATCATTACTATTCAAATCTTCTTAGTGTTAGTTGTTCTACTCGGAGTAGGGGTGATTTTGGCTACAAAGAACATTATTCATGCAGCATATGCACTTTGCCTTTCATTAGTAGGTATTGCTGGCATATATGTAATACTCATGTCAGAACTTCTGGCGGTAGTACAAATTATGTTGTATGCAGGAGGGGTTGTGATTTTACTTGCTTTTGGTGTGATGATGACGAATCGTTTAAGAGGGGAAAAGGTGCTTTCTGGCTCTAGAAATCAACTTCTGGGAGCTATGATATCACTTATCCTTTTTGGAAGCTTGGTATTCTTTATTTCTAATACTTCTTTCACTGTCAGTGAAAATTTGAAACAAGACCAAGTTAAAAAGATAGGAGTCTCCTTTTTGACAGAGCATATTGTAGCTTTTGAACTAATCGCTTTTGTATTATTGGTTGCTTTGATAGGAGCTGCCTACTTGGCTAAAGCTGCTACTGATGAATGA
- a CDS encoding 4Fe-4S dicluster domain-containing protein — MGYFRNISSSAKTTWKGMFLSIKYFFQARRSRKKEWVAEENYFEKANGTFTVQYPKESIPIPDHGRYQLHNEIDDCIVCDKCAKICPVDCIDIEPVRSPEVFGQTSDGTPLRIHAARFDIDMSKCCFCGLCTVVCPTECLTMTKEFDFSTTDILDHNFSFSKMNDREIAEKKKEFEEHQVTKLKAKPELPEIKKEADVSKKPAAKPVFKPRIPKKK, encoded by the coding sequence ATGGGCTATTTCCGTAACATATCATCATCAGCAAAAACTACATGGAAAGGGATGTTTTTGTCCATCAAGTACTTTTTTCAAGCAAGAAGAAGTCGTAAAAAAGAGTGGGTAGCAGAAGAAAATTATTTTGAAAAGGCCAATGGCACATTCACAGTACAGTACCCCAAAGAAAGCATACCTATTCCTGACCATGGAAGGTATCAATTGCATAATGAAATTGACGATTGCATAGTTTGTGACAAATGTGCCAAAATATGTCCCGTTGATTGCATTGATATTGAGCCAGTGAGATCTCCGGAAGTTTTCGGACAGACCTCAGATGGAACACCCTTAAGAATACATGCAGCCAGATTTGATATAGATATGTCAAAGTGTTGTTTCTGCGGACTATGCACAGTAGTCTGTCCTACAGAGTGCCTCACAATGACAAAAGAATTTGATTTTAGTACCACAGATATTCTAGATCACAACTTCTCATTTAGTAAAATGAATGATCGTGAAATAGCTGAGAAGAAGAAGGAATTTGAAGAGCATCAAGTAACAAAGTTGAAGGCTAAGCCTGAGTTACCTGAAATCAAGAAGGAAGCAGACGTCTCGAAAAAACCTGCAGCAAAACCAGTTTTCAAACCTCGTATTCCAAAGAAGAAATGA
- the nuoH gene encoding NADH-quinone oxidoreductase subunit NuoH: MISFVFYLSFLLIFVVFAVYAERKTAAFIQNRLGPMEVGPKGILQTIADLLKMLQKEDIRANAVDLIPFLIAPIIVFSAVFTGFSVLPINEELIGSNITSGVFFLLAIVSLDVLGILMAGWASNNKYSLYGAMRSIAQIVSYEVPLGLSVLCVVIISGTLNLNEMSVLQSDSGILSWNLVRHPVLIVPFIIFFISGLAESNRTPFDLPESESELIGGYHTEYSGFRWGMFMLSEYGMMLLLSILGTVLFLGGWSSLISNFAEGPIWGSFWLLSKSMLLIFIQMWIRWTLPRLRVDQLMSLSWKYLTPISILMLFICAMWKLWIIG; encoded by the coding sequence GTGATTTCATTCGTCTTCTATCTCTCCTTTCTGTTGATCTTCGTGGTTTTCGCTGTATATGCAGAGCGAAAGACTGCCGCGTTTATTCAAAATAGGCTTGGTCCAATGGAAGTAGGTCCAAAAGGGATACTGCAAACTATAGCTGACCTGCTGAAGATGCTTCAAAAAGAAGATATACGTGCCAATGCCGTTGACTTGATTCCATTTCTCATAGCTCCAATTATTGTATTTTCTGCAGTTTTCACGGGCTTCTCTGTATTACCAATAAATGAAGAACTGATAGGTTCAAACATCACAAGTGGTGTCTTCTTCCTTCTAGCGATTGTTTCTTTAGATGTATTGGGAATCTTAATGGCCGGTTGGGCCTCTAATAATAAGTATAGCTTATATGGCGCTATGCGTTCTATCGCACAAATTGTTTCATACGAAGTGCCTTTAGGTTTGAGTGTTCTATGTGTCGTCATTATTTCAGGCACACTCAATCTAAATGAAATGAGTGTGCTTCAATCTGATTCAGGTATTCTATCATGGAATCTTGTTCGGCATCCGGTATTGATCGTTCCGTTTATCATATTTTTCATTTCCGGATTAGCAGAATCAAACAGAACGCCTTTTGATCTTCCTGAGTCAGAATCAGAATTAATAGGAGGTTATCATACAGAGTATTCGGGTTTCAGGTGGGGCATGTTCATGCTTTCAGAATACGGAATGATGCTACTGTTATCAATTCTGGGTACAGTTCTTTTTTTAGGAGGATGGAGCTCTCTAATATCAAATTTTGCAGAAGGACCTATTTGGGGATCTTTTTGGTTGCTTTCTAAGTCAATGCTATTGATTTTCATCCAAATGTGGATAAGGTGGACGCTTCCTCGATTGAGAGTCGATCAACTCATGAGCCTGTCATGGAAATATTTAACACCTATATCCATTTTGATGTTATTCATTTGTGCTATGTGGAAACTTTGGATCATAGGGTAA
- a CDS encoding T9SS type A sorting domain-containing protein, with amino-acid sequence MVARIVFLFILFIFSGFAYGQNLACGTPEPSLTQKQRLNQLVELEQSNDLVTLAASGVSEIAIIAHVIRQDDGTGGLSEEELQDALDNVNSFYLNANMSFFYLDIRYIDDNKYYDFVTGDESELTSEYNYDGVINIYFANSVSNGAGSFYCGYAYFPGGPDVILMNNGCTTNGSTLPHEIGHFFYLYHTHGTTNTGTTDEVVIRPGEESVGCIEPDCTPAPSNCDTNGDQLCDTEADPNVSGKVDGDCNYTDSEVDPNGDAFRPDPTNIMSYSTKPCRNLFTNGQYNRINSAYLNDRNYLLTDNVLAAFDVEDAEICEGELINFSDNSINAVSYSWTFEGGDPATSTEANPSVVYTTSGSYDVSLTVQDENDIANTKTFTELVSVRGEITSEVNTLSGSFEEESLQELVISGGTDTWQQTNVGSDGSKSAYVVLVFMKNGQEDYLVIDPLNSAVDKGFLLNIDYAYAPLNDNTEDRLEVVYRDPCGEWQSVWSKEGQDLATAPNEDQVFFFPSSNQWKSETIFFEVDESVDVAEIALKTTSDNGNSLFVDNYTIETFDTNFSISDIEVKDATCTDIEDGSIEIIVEGYGAFEYSLDGETFIESSIVSNLSPGTYNIVVRNVLNHEETMEVTVGYENQYPSKPVISESNGELSINLIEEQTVEWYINGILIPEVNSNSISVDESGNYSVKVSNGMCSITSDDYFFSKSGFFISDIKVTKSSCSDIADGSMSISVNKEGIYEYSIDGETYGESSVISNLSPGTYNVIVRNSSDSEETMEVTIGYENEYPAKPIISKSNGELSVLLSEGQTVEWYYEGELVLEETSGTISSDGNGLYSVRVSNGACSTMSDEFIVLGAEDDFRSLEVYPNPVQKILSVSLSNELKNRVKYLSISDLSGKVLVQLDYDENVNVESLESGLYFIHFELEGQKITRRFLKQ; translated from the coding sequence ATGGTTGCCAGGATAGTATTCTTATTCATTTTATTCATTTTTTCAGGATTCGCATATGGACAGAATCTAGCATGTGGAACTCCTGAGCCTTCATTAACTCAAAAGCAGAGATTGAACCAACTTGTTGAATTGGAACAGTCAAATGATTTAGTGACTTTAGCAGCTTCTGGGGTTAGCGAAATTGCAATTATTGCACATGTTATAAGGCAGGATGATGGCACTGGTGGATTATCTGAAGAAGAACTACAAGATGCTTTAGATAATGTTAATAGTTTTTATCTCAATGCAAACATGTCTTTTTTCTACCTGGACATTAGATACATTGATGATAATAAGTACTATGATTTTGTGACGGGTGATGAGTCAGAACTTACTTCTGAGTACAATTACGATGGTGTGATAAATATTTATTTTGCAAACTCAGTAAGTAATGGAGCGGGTTCATTCTATTGTGGTTATGCATATTTCCCAGGAGGACCAGACGTAATTCTTATGAATAACGGATGTACTACAAATGGTAGCACTCTTCCACATGAGATAGGACATTTTTTTTACTTGTATCACACCCATGGGACAACAAACACAGGCACCACTGATGAAGTCGTAATTCGGCCAGGTGAAGAATCAGTAGGATGCATAGAACCAGATTGTACACCAGCACCATCTAATTGTGATACAAATGGCGATCAACTTTGTGATACCGAAGCAGACCCGAATGTGTCTGGAAAGGTAGACGGTGATTGTAATTATACTGATAGTGAAGTTGATCCTAATGGAGATGCTTTTCGGCCAGACCCTACCAATATTATGTCTTATTCAACCAAACCCTGTAGAAATCTTTTTACTAATGGGCAATACAATCGTATAAATTCTGCATACCTAAACGATAGAAACTATTTACTTACGGATAATGTACTTGCTGCATTCGATGTTGAAGATGCAGAAATATGTGAAGGTGAGTTGATAAACTTCTCAGATAACTCAATAAATGCAGTTTCTTATTCTTGGACGTTTGAAGGGGGTGATCCGGCAACTTCTACTGAGGCTAATCCATCTGTAGTCTATACAACAAGCGGTTCTTATGATGTTTCCTTAACTGTTCAAGACGAAAATGATATTGCGAATACAAAGACTTTCACTGAATTAGTCTCCGTTAGAGGAGAGATTACCTCAGAAGTGAATACTTTAAGCGGTTCCTTTGAAGAAGAGTCATTACAAGAGCTTGTGATTAGTGGTGGGACTGATACTTGGCAGCAAACAAATGTTGGATCAGATGGAAGTAAATCAGCATATGTAGTACTTGTTTTTATGAAAAATGGCCAAGAAGATTATTTAGTAATTGATCCATTGAACTCTGCCGTTGATAAAGGTTTTTTGCTAAACATTGATTACGCATATGCACCTTTAAATGATAATACAGAAGATCGCCTAGAGGTCGTCTATCGGGATCCTTGTGGAGAATGGCAGTCCGTGTGGTCAAAAGAGGGACAAGATTTGGCTACTGCACCTAATGAAGATCAGGTATTCTTTTTTCCTTCAAGTAATCAATGGAAATCAGAGACTATTTTTTTTGAAGTGGATGAAAGTGTTGATGTAGCTGAAATAGCGTTGAAAACGACATCTGATAATGGGAATTCCTTATTTGTTGACAATTACACCATTGAAACTTTTGATACAAATTTTTCTATTTCAGATATTGAAGTAAAAGATGCTACTTGTACGGATATTGAAGATGGATCTATAGAAATTATTGTAGAGGGGTATGGTGCATTTGAATATAGCCTCGATGGTGAAACATTTATCGAATCAAGTATAGTTTCGAATCTTTCACCAGGCACATATAACATTGTAGTTAGAAATGTATTGAACCATGAAGAAACCATGGAAGTCACCGTAGGTTACGAAAATCAATACCCATCCAAACCAGTTATATCAGAATCAAATGGAGAGCTGTCTATTAATTTGATAGAGGAGCAAACAGTGGAATGGTATATCAATGGAATTCTAATTCCTGAGGTAAATTCTAATTCTATTTCTGTTGATGAAAGTGGCAACTATTCAGTAAAAGTTTCAAACGGAATGTGCAGCATAACATCAGATGATTACTTTTTTTCAAAATCGGGTTTCTTTATCTCTGATATCAAAGTAACAAAGTCCTCATGCTCTGATATTGCAGACGGATCCATGTCTATCTCTGTGAATAAAGAGGGAATATATGAGTATAGTATTGACGGTGAAACCTATGGTGAATCAAGTGTGATTTCAAACCTTTCCCCTGGAACATATAATGTTATCGTAAGGAATTCCTCAGATAGTGAAGAGACCATGGAAGTCACTATTGGGTATGAAAATGAATACCCTGCTAAGCCGATCATATCTAAGTCAAATGGAGAACTTTCAGTCTTGTTATCCGAAGGGCAAACAGTAGAATGGTATTACGAAGGAGAACTTGTACTTGAAGAAACATCTGGCACTATCTCATCTGATGGAAATGGATTGTATTCAGTAAGAGTCTCTAACGGAGCATGCAGCACTATGTCAGATGAGTTCATTGTCTTAGGTGCAGAAGATGATTTTAGGTCGTTGGAGGTTTATCCCAATCCTGTTCAGAAAATACTTTCAGTATCTCTTTCTAATGAGCTTAAGAATAGAGTTAAATATTTATCAATTAGTGACTTGTCAGGGAAAGTTCTAGTCCAACTGGATTATGACGAAAATGTCAATGTTGAATCTCTTGAATCAGGTCTCTACTTCATTCATTTCGAACTTGAAGGACAAAAGATTACAAGACGTTTTCTTAAACAATAA
- the murI gene encoding glutamate racemase, with translation MKSNQPIGIFDSGIGGLTVAKAVKEVLPDESIIYFGDTAHLPYGDKSTAAIQAYSVRIAEMLLTQKCKVILIACNSASSAAYDLVIEYVGKKAKVFDVINPTIDFIRENHQDDTIGLIGTKQTVSAGVYKKKIQELNQSIKFRSLATPLLVPMIEEGIYDDEISRNVIAKYLGDPILNDIKSLILGCTHYPIIKSQILNHYSSHKSEVEIIDSANTVANALKSFLEFHQLKNREKKSMDKFLVSDFTESFEMTTKTFFGKEVHLERIPIWDELS, from the coding sequence ATGAAATCGAATCAGCCAATTGGAATTTTTGATAGTGGAATAGGGGGACTCACTGTTGCCAAAGCAGTAAAAGAGGTGCTTCCTGATGAGTCCATTATTTATTTTGGGGATACAGCCCACTTACCATATGGAGATAAGTCGACGGCAGCAATTCAAGCCTATTCCGTTCGTATTGCTGAGATGCTTTTGACTCAGAAATGTAAGGTTATTCTTATAGCGTGCAATTCAGCCTCATCTGCGGCATATGATCTTGTCATTGAATATGTGGGCAAAAAAGCAAAGGTGTTTGACGTAATTAACCCAACGATAGATTTCATTCGAGAGAATCATCAAGATGACACCATTGGGTTGATCGGTACGAAGCAAACAGTTTCGGCAGGTGTATATAAGAAAAAAATTCAAGAGCTTAATCAAAGTATCAAATTTAGGTCACTAGCTACTCCTCTTTTGGTCCCTATGATAGAGGAAGGAATCTATGATGATGAGATAAGTAGAAATGTGATTGCAAAATATTTGGGAGATCCTATTTTGAACGATATCAAATCGCTTATTCTTGGATGTACCCATTATCCAATCATCAAAAGCCAGATTTTAAATCATTACAGTTCTCATAAATCTGAAGTTGAAATAATTGATTCTGCCAATACAGTAGCCAATGCTCTCAAATCTTTTCTTGAATTTCATCAACTAAAGAATCGAGAGAAAAAATCAATGGATAAATTCCTGGTATCCGATTTTACTGAGTCATTTGAGATGACTACAAAAACTTTCTTCGGTAAAGAAGTACATTTGGAGAGAATTCCGATATGGGATGAGTTGTCTTAA
- a CDS encoding cystathionine beta-synthase yields MNYLNNLTEGIGNTPLLKLNSVNKGIKGTILVKVEYFNPGNSIKDRIALKMIEDAEEKGILKPGGTIIEGTSGNTGMGLALVAISKGYKCIFTLADKQSKEKMDILRAVGAEVIVCPTNVTPEDPKSYYSVARQLEKDIPNSFYPNQYDHPANAESHYETTGPEIWRDTDGKITHYAAGMGTGGTISGTSKYLKEQNPDVVTIGLDSYGSVFKKYKETGIFDEKEVYPYLTEGIGEDILPKNVDFDMVDHILKVTDKDAAIMTRRLAREEGLFIGWSCGSAVFGALEFAKGNLKEDDVMVIILPDHGTRYLGKVYNDDWMKDHGFLEERKFATAKDIIQHRNGSSELVTINQKLKVGEAIKTMNQKGIDQAPIVDGSNFVGSISDSRILSSLIENPELKDKPVADVMDKSFQFVSPHETIDVMSSMLNRETKALLVRDQANDVHIITQSDLLVAMTN; encoded by the coding sequence ATGAATTATCTCAATAATCTAACGGAGGGAATCGGAAATACCCCACTTCTAAAACTCAATAGTGTTAATAAAGGCATAAAAGGAACCATTTTAGTAAAGGTTGAATATTTCAATCCAGGCAATTCTATTAAGGATAGAATAGCACTAAAGATGATAGAAGATGCTGAGGAAAAAGGGATTTTGAAGCCTGGGGGTACTATTATCGAAGGTACTTCAGGAAATACTGGAATGGGACTTGCTTTGGTGGCTATTTCCAAAGGGTATAAGTGCATTTTTACTTTGGCTGACAAACAAAGCAAAGAGAAAATGGACATTCTGAGGGCGGTAGGAGCAGAGGTAATTGTATGTCCAACCAATGTAACGCCTGAAGATCCAAAATCTTATTATTCGGTGGCAAGACAATTAGAAAAGGATATACCTAATTCTTTTTACCCTAATCAATACGACCACCCTGCGAATGCTGAATCTCACTACGAAACAACAGGGCCAGAAATTTGGAGAGATACAGATGGAAAAATCACACATTATGCTGCTGGTATGGGTACAGGAGGAACTATCAGTGGTACTTCTAAATACTTGAAGGAACAGAATCCTGATGTAGTGACTATAGGTTTAGATTCTTACGGGTCTGTATTCAAAAAGTATAAGGAAACCGGAATTTTTGATGAAAAAGAAGTCTATCCGTATCTCACGGAAGGAATCGGAGAAGATATTCTTCCTAAGAATGTTGACTTTGATATGGTTGATCATATTCTGAAAGTAACTGACAAGGACGCTGCAATAATGACCAGAAGATTGGCTAGAGAAGAAGGATTATTTATAGGTTGGTCATGTGGCTCTGCTGTATTTGGAGCGCTCGAGTTTGCAAAAGGCAATTTGAAAGAAGATGATGTGATGGTTATCATTCTTCCAGATCACGGTACAAGATACCTTGGTAAAGTCTATAATGATGATTGGATGAAGGATCATGGTTTTCTTGAAGAACGGAAATTTGCAACTGCCAAAGACATTATTCAACATAGAAATGGATCATCAGAACTGGTAACCATTAATCAAAAATTAAAGGTTGGTGAGGCCATTAAGACCATGAATCAAAAGGGAATAGATCAAGCTCCGATTGTAGACGGGAGTAACTTTGTCGGAAGTATTTCTGACAGTAGAATATTAAGTAGCCTCATTGAAAACCCAGAATTAAAAGATAAACCCGTTGCTGATGTCATGGATAAATCTTTCCAGTTTGTATCACCACATGAAACGATTGATGTAATGTCTTCAATGCTAAATAGGGAAACAAAAGCTTTATTGGTCAGAGATCAGGCCAATGATGTTCACATAATTACGCAAAGTGACCTTTTGGTTGCAATGACGAATTGA